Proteins from one Catalinimonas alkaloidigena genomic window:
- the rplS gene encoding 50S ribosomal protein L19, translating into MSDIIKFIEQDFGADARKNFPSFHAGDTVNVHVRIREGNKERIQQFQGTVIQRRNPNSNGETFTVRKVSNGIGVERIFPILSPSIEKIEVLREGRVRRARLFYLRGRYGKSAKIKEKRHFRESK; encoded by the coding sequence GCAGGACTTCGGTGCCGACGCACGGAAGAACTTCCCTTCCTTTCACGCCGGAGATACGGTGAACGTACACGTTAGAATCCGTGAAGGAAACAAAGAACGTATTCAGCAATTCCAGGGGACGGTGATTCAGCGTCGTAATCCCAACAGCAACGGCGAAACTTTCACCGTGCGTAAAGTGTCCAACGGAATTGGGGTGGAGCGGATTTTCCCGATTCTTTCGCCAAGCATCGAAAAAATCGAAGTGTTGCGCGAAGGTCGCGTGCGTCGTGCGCGCTTGTTCTACCTGCGCGGACGTTATGGCAAATCTGCCAAAATCAAAGAAAAGCGTCACTTCCGGGAGTCGAAATAA
- a CDS encoding neutral/alkaline non-lysosomal ceramidase N-terminal domain-containing protein — MFLGIFLLLGLLTLRPIDQTPYTDWQGYTQALEALQQASTPEVPVAGEALRVGWAKVNLTPDHLSPLAGYGNRLGASYEQVVDSVYARVFVLDNGQRRVAYFAMDLLIAPPELTERLQAALRTDAFPVDFVYLTATHSHHSFGGWAPRLGGFVLAGKFDEDALERLVTQLQHATRQAAATLQPCEVAYTETHVPTFVQNRVMHEEGELDDVLHTVVFRKQDGALATLTTYTAHATSLGMKDLRLSADYPGYFSHQVETQSRVELAAFSAGAVGSHGNQSPASITGVAKARLIGDGLAGEVCRALDSLHFSTTRRLDAVQIPLAFDKPQLRLGRYLRFTPWVFHGLFGKYTTSLTALRIGSLVFVGIPADFSGELTDDATRAAAASPLILTSFNGGYMGYITPKKYYNLDKYETRVMNFTGPEGGPYLVEMIGRLGQIMERRAP; from the coding sequence TTGTTTCTCGGTATTTTCCTGCTACTCGGGTTGCTTACCCTTCGTCCTATCGACCAGACGCCCTACACGGACTGGCAAGGGTACACGCAGGCCCTGGAAGCGTTACAACAGGCGAGCACCCCCGAGGTGCCGGTGGCCGGTGAGGCGTTGCGGGTCGGCTGGGCCAAAGTAAACCTGACGCCCGATCACCTCAGCCCGCTGGCCGGATACGGCAACCGGCTGGGCGCTTCGTACGAGCAGGTGGTGGATTCGGTTTACGCACGGGTATTTGTGTTGGACAACGGGCAGCGGCGGGTGGCTTATTTCGCGATGGATCTGCTGATTGCTCCCCCGGAACTGACCGAACGCTTGCAGGCCGCTCTCCGCACCGACGCTTTTCCGGTCGATTTTGTCTACCTCACCGCCACCCATTCGCACCATTCGTTCGGCGGGTGGGCACCCCGCTTGGGCGGTTTCGTACTGGCCGGGAAATTTGACGAAGACGCGCTGGAGCGGTTGGTGACGCAACTGCAGCACGCGACCCGACAGGCCGCCGCCACCCTGCAACCCTGCGAGGTAGCCTACACCGAAACCCATGTTCCTACGTTTGTGCAGAACCGTGTCATGCACGAGGAGGGCGAACTGGACGACGTGCTCCATACGGTCGTGTTCCGAAAACAGGACGGCGCGCTGGCGACCCTGACCACTTACACGGCTCACGCCACCAGCCTGGGCATGAAAGACCTGCGCCTCTCGGCCGACTATCCCGGGTATTTTTCGCATCAGGTGGAAACGCAAAGTCGCGTCGAACTGGCGGCCTTCAGTGCCGGAGCGGTCGGCAGCCACGGCAACCAGTCACCGGCTTCCATCACCGGCGTGGCCAAGGCCCGGCTGATCGGCGATGGCCTGGCGGGCGAAGTGTGTCGTGCCCTCGATTCGTTGCACTTCTCCACAACGCGGCGGCTGGATGCGGTCCAGATTCCGCTAGCGTTCGACAAACCGCAACTGCGCCTGGGCCGCTACTTGCGGTTCACGCCCTGGGTCTTCCACGGATTGTTTGGGAAATACACTACTTCGCTCACCGCACTGCGCATCGGTAGTCTGGTCTTCGTGGGCATTCCGGCCGATTTTTCCGGAGAACTTACCGATGATGCGACCCGCGCCGCAGCGGCGTCCCCGTTGATCCTCACCAGTTTCAACGGCGGCTACATGGGCTACATCACGCCCAAAAAATATTACAATCTGGATAAGTACGAGACGCGGGTGATGAACTTCACCGGGCCGGAAGGGGGGCCTTACCTCGTGGAGATGATCGGGCGGCTCGGGCAGATCATGGAACGGAGGGCACCATAA
- a CDS encoding DUF493 family protein: MRDTTFDKLQETLEEQFTWPTKYLFKFIVDKDNQQPVLDLFDDAQFKRRPSRNGKYVSLTALVRMPSSDAVIDIYRKAATIKGVITL; this comes from the coding sequence ATGAGAGATACAACATTCGATAAATTGCAGGAGACGTTGGAAGAGCAGTTTACTTGGCCTACCAAGTACCTCTTCAAGTTCATCGTCGATAAAGATAACCAGCAGCCGGTGCTGGACCTGTTCGACGACGCTCAGTTCAAACGGCGGCCGTCGCGGAACGGCAAGTACGTCAGCCTGACTGCATTGGTGCGCATGCCTAGCAGCGATGCTGTCATCGACATTTACCGAAAGGCGGCGACCATCAAAGGCGTCATTACCTTATAA
- a CDS encoding ArnT family glycosyltransferase, whose amino-acid sequence MKRAFLSSHRSSLPWLGFLLLVFLVFLNNHAISLWDQDEAAYAGFAYRMQTTGNWLVPAFPWSEIHRKTPLHFWNIALTYPLFGINAFSVRFSSSVFTLLTLALVFVAGQRFWGRPTAFWGMMVLGTSLLVPTLGKIAVTDATLLFFTTACGFALLFVLQERAWWAVLAFWISFALALLTKGPPIVIFAGLFGGLLLLLHPNRWNLLRLHPWFGLPLACLPLYYWGYLTTQSDGGTFINWLIDWYILKRINSSVLGQTGPPGTHLLGMLVAFLPYFLFFPQAVWQGIRGVILRDKNTLLLGSWFVAGWLIYEFSPSKLPAYVIAAHVPLALLIARQMEALSSGEGRPPRAVLWFSFGLTGVLFAGLALAPWWLPVPSALRITATAVGVVLLALHVFTSISWRKFYYVPLLVTTAFLFQAAAWGVLMPQVDQLKDATRRVALQAEVRALPNSRITIANPFGHPPSLFFYLETRFPHVEEVQDLDTLRQRYRSASPEVLVLNQEQWDVFQQAEDSLAFDHVSSFMTDRQGRADYFVLYNPAARKAE is encoded by the coding sequence ATGAAAAGAGCGTTTCTTTCTTCCCACCGCTCCTCGCTCCCCTGGTTGGGATTTCTGCTGCTGGTCTTTCTGGTGTTTCTGAACAACCACGCCATCAGCTTGTGGGATCAGGACGAAGCGGCTTACGCCGGATTTGCCTACCGGATGCAGACCACCGGCAACTGGCTCGTTCCTGCGTTTCCGTGGTCGGAGATTCACCGGAAAACGCCGCTGCATTTCTGGAACATCGCCCTGACCTACCCCCTGTTCGGCATTAACGCGTTCAGCGTACGTTTTTCCTCCTCAGTCTTCACCCTCCTGACGTTGGCCCTGGTGTTTGTGGCGGGGCAACGTTTCTGGGGCCGGCCAACCGCGTTTTGGGGCATGATGGTGCTAGGCACATCGCTGTTGGTACCGACATTGGGCAAGATCGCGGTAACCGACGCCACGTTGCTTTTTTTCACTACGGCGTGCGGCTTTGCGCTGCTGTTCGTGTTGCAGGAACGCGCGTGGTGGGCCGTGCTGGCGTTCTGGATTTCGTTTGCGCTGGCGCTATTGACCAAAGGCCCCCCCATCGTGATTTTCGCCGGCTTGTTCGGCGGGCTACTACTCCTACTGCACCCCAACCGGTGGAATCTGCTGCGCCTTCATCCGTGGTTCGGTTTGCCGCTGGCATGCCTTCCGCTGTATTACTGGGGTTACCTGACGACCCAGTCGGACGGGGGAACGTTCATCAACTGGCTCATCGATTGGTACATTCTGAAGCGCATCAACAGCAGTGTGCTGGGGCAAACCGGCCCTCCCGGCACGCACCTCCTGGGCATGCTCGTCGCCTTCCTTCCGTATTTTCTCTTTTTTCCACAGGCGGTCTGGCAGGGCATCCGGGGTGTGATACTACGCGACAAAAACACCCTGTTGTTGGGGAGCTGGTTTGTGGCCGGCTGGCTGATTTACGAGTTCTCGCCCAGCAAATTACCCGCTTACGTCATTGCCGCGCATGTGCCGCTGGCGCTGCTGATTGCCCGGCAAATGGAAGCATTATCATCCGGAGAAGGCCGTCCGCCGCGGGCGGTTCTGTGGTTCTCGTTCGGTTTGACGGGCGTCCTGTTCGCGGGTTTGGCCCTGGCCCCCTGGTGGTTGCCGGTCCCCTCGGCGCTGCGGATCACCGCCACAGCAGTGGGCGTAGTGCTACTGGCCCTGCACGTGTTCACCAGCATTTCGTGGCGTAAATTCTATTACGTCCCGCTGCTGGTAACCACGGCGTTCCTATTCCAGGCAGCGGCGTGGGGCGTGTTGATGCCGCAGGTCGATCAGCTCAAGGACGCTACCCGGCGGGTAGCGCTGCAAGCCGAGGTCCGCGCGCTTCCCAACAGCCGCATCACCATTGCGAATCCGTTCGGGCATCCCCCGAGTCTGTTTTTCTACTTGGAAACGCGCTTTCCACACGTGGAAGAGGTGCAGGATCTGGACACGCTGCGGCAGCGCTACCGGTCAGCGTCGCCGGAAGTGCTGGTGCTCAATCAGGAACAGTGGGACGTATTTCAACAGGCAGAGGATTCTCTGGCGTTCGACCACGTCAGTTCGTTCATGACCGACCGCCAGGGACGCGCCGACTATTTTGTGCTGTACAACCCCGCCGCCCGAAAGGCGGAGTAG